The Osmerus eperlanus chromosome 7, fOsmEpe2.1, whole genome shotgun sequence genome includes a region encoding these proteins:
- the ncam3 gene encoding neural cell adhesion molecule 1 isoform X1 produces MAQSVLILRLGMLILALGLTEAKVEIITSTADVKLGEDHMLLCKTNVEGEITWYKDDMDVDEEVEKVDETSSKFFIRKAKMGDSGLYTCECTPESGPKSSTSLTVFVYERPSFGSTPLFHEFLVGQDAVVPCIVTGQPKVEVRWIRDDEVVGRDGMRVSVMSDNSLQIRSIKRTDGGSYTCEGSFRGRQSISEKRVISITINAPPTVRIHEEVKRVVAGPETNVSLICLVDGLPKPNISWTLPDTFDTTRHQFNSDRSELTLYSVVRKDYGEYVCTAKNKIAENSATIMLDVSEHPVVVLSQEEVEVNPGEDVFVSCNVSGHPTPSLLWISNTGHPLNSSEGRVRVENGSQLVVEKVVPSNGGVYNCMAISPSGNISKEFSLRTHPGPPSQVSAYPGPTSVIFSLGRTQVDGGSPITHYTIQWRKSAQDTWSETTVPAIDPVAITSLKPYTSYSVRLSPSNHLGEGDFSTQQTVRTQGIREPDSPVLLAHEGKGEGNSFSVPLRQLDDGGSPITQYILRYRMVKEGEEWTERKLPSNSTALHLQDLQYNSDFHLELQAANLNGSSSPAKLDFSTPKAVAKARNGVGKAGIVGIVLFIFLVLLLAVDATCCYTNRCGLLMFLAVRLFGQKVSGLKTLEEGDGPNNGDLKLNGLETPRGSVSKQQTVNGNQVRAEVTCDKAPLTKFEKTPSSGDPVIDT; encoded by the exons ATGGCTCAAAGCGTTCTCATTTTGAGATTAGGGATgctgattctcgctttggggtTAACAG agGCTAAGGTAGAGATCATCACGAGTACAGCTGATGTGAAGTTGGGAGAAGACCACATGTTGCTCTGTAAAA CAAACGTGGAGGGGGAAATCACCTGGTATAAAGATGACATGGATGTGGATGAGGAGGTGGAAAAGGTGGATGAGACCAGCAGCAAGTTTTTCATCAGAAAGGCGAAGATGGGTGATTCTGGACTTTACACGTGTGAGTGTACACCTGAAAGCGGACCTAAAAGCAGCACTTCTCTCACAGTCTTTGTCTATG AGCGCCCATCGTTTGGGTCCACCCCACTCTTCCATGAGTTCCTGGTGGGCCAGGATGCAGTGGTTCCATGCATAGTGACTGGCCAGCCTAAAGTTGAAGTCCGCTGGATCAGGGATGATGAGGTTGTGGGGCGAGATG GTATGCGTGTCAGCGTTATGAGTGACAACTCGCTCCAAATAAGAAGCATAAAGAGGACAGATGGTGGCTCCTACACGTGTGAGGGCAGCTTCAGGGGACGGCAAAGCATATCCGAAAAACGTGTCATCTCTATCACTATCAATG CCCCCCCTACAGTGAGGATCCacgaggaggtgaagagagtaGTGGCAGGACCAGAGACCAACGTTTCCCTTATCTGTTTGGTAGACGGGCTCCCAAAACCTAACATTTCCTGGACTTT gCCTGATACTTTCGACACTACTCGGCACCAATTCAACTCGGACCGTAGCGAGCTGACCCTATACTCAGTTGTGAGGAAGGATTATGGAGAGTACGTTTGCACGGCCAAGAACAAGATAGCAGAGAACAGTGCCACGATAATGCTGGATGTTTCAG AGCACCCGGTGGTAGTCTTGAGccaagaggaggtggaggtgaatccAGGAGAGGATGTGTTTGTCTCATGTAACGTGTCAGgccaccccacaccctcactGCTGTGGATCAGTAACACAGGACACCCTcta AACTCCAGTGAGggtagggtgagggtggagaatGGCTCACAACTGGTGGTGGAGAAGGTGGTGCCCTCCAATGGTGGTGTGTACAACTGCATGGCCATCAGCCCATCTGGCAACATCTCCAAAGAATTCAGCCTTCGGA CCCATCCCGGCCCTCCAAGCCAGGTGAGTGCCTACCCAGGCCCCACTTCGGTCATCTTTTCTCTTGGGAGGACACAGGTAGATGGGGGCTCTCCAATTACTCACTACACCATACAGTGGAGGAAAAGCGCTCAGGACACCTGGAGTGAGACAACTGTCCCAGCCATAG accCTGTGGCAATCACATCCCTGAAACCATACACCTCCTACTCTGTACGCCTTTCCCCCAGTAAccacctgggtgagggggacTTCTCAACTCAACAGACTGTTCGAACGCAAGGCATTC GTGAGCCTGATAGCCCAGTGCTATTGGCACATGAGGGTAAAGGGGAGGGAAactctttctctgttcctctcagaCAGTTGGATGATGGAGGCTCCCCCATCACACAGTACATTCTCCGCTACCGAATG GTGAAGGAAGGTGAGGAGTGGACAGAGAGGAAGTTACCTTCCAACTCCACAGCACTGCACCTGCAGGACCTGCAGTACAACTCAGACTTTCACCTGGAGCTCCAGGCTGCCAACCTGAATGGCTCCTCCAGCCCAGCCAAGCTAGACTTTAGCACCCCCAAGGCTG TTGCCAAGGCCAGAAATGGCGTGGGCAAAGCAGGCATTGTTGGCATCGTCCTGTTTATATTCCTGGTGCTGTTGCTAGCGGTGGATGCCACCTGTTGCTATACCAACCGCTGCGGCCTGCTCATGTTCCTGGCAGTCCGTCTGTTTGGTCAGAAGGTTTCAGGTCTGAagaccctggaggagggagatggcccAAATAATGG AGACTTGAAGTTGAATGGGTTAGAAACCCCCAGAGGGAGTGTATCTAAGCAACAGACTGTTAACGGCAACCAGGTCAGGGCTGAGGTCACCTGCGACAAAGCTCCTCTCACGAAATTCGA GAAAACGCCCTCCAGTGGAGACCCTGTCATTGATACCTGA
- the ncam3 gene encoding neural cell adhesion molecule 1 isoform X2 produces MAQSVLILRLGMLILALGLTEAKVEIITSTADVKLGEDHMLLCKTNVEGEITWYKDDMDVDEEVEKVDETSSKFFIRKAKMGDSGLYTCECTPESGPKSSTSLTVFVYERPSFGSTPLFHEFLVGQDAVVPCIVTGQPKVEVRWIRDDEVVGRDGMRVSVMSDNSLQIRSIKRTDGGSYTCEGSFRGRQSISEKRVISITINAPPTVRIHEEVKRVVAGPETNVSLICLVDGLPKPNISWTLPDTFDTTRHQFNSDRSELTLYSVVRKDYGEYVCTAKNKIAENSATIMLDVSEHPVVVLSQEEVEVNPGEDVFVSCNVSGHPTPSLLWISNTGHPLNSSEGRVRVENGSQLVVEKVVPSNGGVYNCMAISPSGNISKEFSLRTHPGPPSQVSAYPGPTSVIFSLGRTQVDGGSPITHYTIQWRKSAQDTWSETTVPAIDPVAITSLKPYTSYSVRLSPSNHLGEGDFSTQQTVRTQGIRGEPDSPVLLAHEGKGEGNSFSVPLRQLDDGGSPITQYILRYRMVKEGEEWTERKLPSNSTALHLQDLQYNSDFHLELQAANLNGSSSPAKLDFSTPKAVAKARNGVGKAGIVGIVLFIFLVLLLAVDATCCYTNRCGLLMFLAVRLFGQKVSGLKTLEEGDGPNNGKTPSSGDPVIDT; encoded by the exons ATGGCTCAAAGCGTTCTCATTTTGAGATTAGGGATgctgattctcgctttggggtTAACAG agGCTAAGGTAGAGATCATCACGAGTACAGCTGATGTGAAGTTGGGAGAAGACCACATGTTGCTCTGTAAAA CAAACGTGGAGGGGGAAATCACCTGGTATAAAGATGACATGGATGTGGATGAGGAGGTGGAAAAGGTGGATGAGACCAGCAGCAAGTTTTTCATCAGAAAGGCGAAGATGGGTGATTCTGGACTTTACACGTGTGAGTGTACACCTGAAAGCGGACCTAAAAGCAGCACTTCTCTCACAGTCTTTGTCTATG AGCGCCCATCGTTTGGGTCCACCCCACTCTTCCATGAGTTCCTGGTGGGCCAGGATGCAGTGGTTCCATGCATAGTGACTGGCCAGCCTAAAGTTGAAGTCCGCTGGATCAGGGATGATGAGGTTGTGGGGCGAGATG GTATGCGTGTCAGCGTTATGAGTGACAACTCGCTCCAAATAAGAAGCATAAAGAGGACAGATGGTGGCTCCTACACGTGTGAGGGCAGCTTCAGGGGACGGCAAAGCATATCCGAAAAACGTGTCATCTCTATCACTATCAATG CCCCCCCTACAGTGAGGATCCacgaggaggtgaagagagtaGTGGCAGGACCAGAGACCAACGTTTCCCTTATCTGTTTGGTAGACGGGCTCCCAAAACCTAACATTTCCTGGACTTT gCCTGATACTTTCGACACTACTCGGCACCAATTCAACTCGGACCGTAGCGAGCTGACCCTATACTCAGTTGTGAGGAAGGATTATGGAGAGTACGTTTGCACGGCCAAGAACAAGATAGCAGAGAACAGTGCCACGATAATGCTGGATGTTTCAG AGCACCCGGTGGTAGTCTTGAGccaagaggaggtggaggtgaatccAGGAGAGGATGTGTTTGTCTCATGTAACGTGTCAGgccaccccacaccctcactGCTGTGGATCAGTAACACAGGACACCCTcta AACTCCAGTGAGggtagggtgagggtggagaatGGCTCACAACTGGTGGTGGAGAAGGTGGTGCCCTCCAATGGTGGTGTGTACAACTGCATGGCCATCAGCCCATCTGGCAACATCTCCAAAGAATTCAGCCTTCGGA CCCATCCCGGCCCTCCAAGCCAGGTGAGTGCCTACCCAGGCCCCACTTCGGTCATCTTTTCTCTTGGGAGGACACAGGTAGATGGGGGCTCTCCAATTACTCACTACACCATACAGTGGAGGAAAAGCGCTCAGGACACCTGGAGTGAGACAACTGTCCCAGCCATAG accCTGTGGCAATCACATCCCTGAAACCATACACCTCCTACTCTGTACGCCTTTCCCCCAGTAAccacctgggtgagggggacTTCTCAACTCAACAGACTGTTCGAACGCAAGGCATTCG AGGTGAGCCTGATAGCCCAGTGCTATTGGCACATGAGGGTAAAGGGGAGGGAAactctttctctgttcctctcagaCAGTTGGATGATGGAGGCTCCCCCATCACACAGTACATTCTCCGCTACCGAATG GTGAAGGAAGGTGAGGAGTGGACAGAGAGGAAGTTACCTTCCAACTCCACAGCACTGCACCTGCAGGACCTGCAGTACAACTCAGACTTTCACCTGGAGCTCCAGGCTGCCAACCTGAATGGCTCCTCCAGCCCAGCCAAGCTAGACTTTAGCACCCCCAAGGCTG TTGCCAAGGCCAGAAATGGCGTGGGCAAAGCAGGCATTGTTGGCATCGTCCTGTTTATATTCCTGGTGCTGTTGCTAGCGGTGGATGCCACCTGTTGCTATACCAACCGCTGCGGCCTGCTCATGTTCCTGGCAGTCCGTCTGTTTGGTCAGAAGGTTTCAGGTCTGAagaccctggaggagggagatggcccAAATAATGG GAAAACGCCCTCCAGTGGAGACCCTGTCATTGATACCTGA
- the LOC134023423 gene encoding cornifelin-like, with protein sequence MDTQEANKFEGFKKTVMSQPRMTGTVVVQTRWHSRMLECCIDKRVCLCGAFCPGVLSCQMAEKYGECFCLPILPGAMMMMRTGMRERYNIPGSIVDDWAVHMCCGPCALCQMAKEIKHRMR encoded by the exons ATGGACACACAAGAAG CCAACAaatttgaaggattcaaaaaAACAGTAATGAGTCAGCCAAGAATGACTGGAACAGTGGTGGTCCAAACCAGATGGCACTCACGCATGTTGGAATGTTGCATTGACAaaagagtgt GTTTGTGTGGCGCCTTCTGTCCTGGAGTGCTGTCCTGCCAGATGGCCGAGAAGTATGGAGAATGTTTCTGTCTCCCCATTTTGCCAGGAGCTATGATGATGATGCGTACAGGAATGCGGGAGAGATACAATATCCCT GGTAGCATTGTGGATGACTGGGCGGTACATATGTGCTGTGGCCCATGTGCACTGTGTCAGATGGCTAAAGAAATTAAGCACAGAATGCGCTGA